From the genome of Mycobacterium kansasii ATCC 12478:
CACACCCGCCCTGCCGAGTCCCGGTTTCCCCGATTTCGGCGCGCCCGACCTGCCCATCCCCCACGTGACCGGCACGCCCGGGTTGCCCGACGTGTTCCCGGGTGGCCTGCCCACGGTGTCCATGGCAAACGACTTCGCCGTGCTACGCGACTTCTCGGGTACCCCGGGCGGCCTGCCCATGATGGCTCGACTGCCAGCACCCCTGAGCCAGCTCAGCGGGCTGTCGCAGGCGGCAAGCGGGCTCAGCCAACTCACCAACGTGGCCGGCCGACACGCACAACTGATCTCCTCGCTGGCCCAACACGGCTCTCAGCAGCAGGCACCCCTGGCCGATCATGTGAAAGAAGGCGACGACAACGACGGCGCCACGCGTCAACGGCTTCACGGCGGTCGCGGTGATAACCTGAGTTGGCCTATGAGGGCGGGGCCAATCCATGTGACATTGCGAAACGCGTGAATGAACGGTCTGTTGGGCAGTCACGGTCGCATATATGGCCACAATTGGCAGGCTTCGGGTATGACCCGCCGACAAGTCCGGCGTCGTGGTGAGTGATTCAGTTTCAATGGCGGGGATCCAGGTTGGGCAAGAGGCCAATCCGCCTTCGGCGGAAAAGCCAAGGCCAGCAGGCAGATCCGCTGGCGTATCCGCCAGGGTCGGCTAGTACCGCGACAGTTCCGTTGATGTGAGGTTGCCTCGGCATCCGCTTGCCGGCAAGCAGCGCCACCGGGGTTCGCGCACAGCTCTTAGGGCGCCCGCCGGGAGGCGGTCAAACCTGCTGCGACTCACCAGTCTTCGCCGTCGTCCCAGCCGTTCTGGTCGTTTTCCTCAAGTTCTTTTACCAAAGACGCCCGCACCCCGAGCCCTGGCCTAGAGCTGCCGCCGCCGGCTCTTAGGCCATGGCCCGTCGACCCCAAGGGGGCGGTGCCAGCTACGGCCGGCGATCCGGCGCTGACGGCGGCCGGCGCCATAGGCACGGTGGGTTTATCGAGCAACCCCGCCATCAGCGGGGTACGCGGTGGCGAACCACCTGCGCCTGGCAACGAGTCCGCGCGCAGCAGTCCCGACCCGACGCTTGGGCCTGAGCCACCCGCCAACGGGTGGTTGGACAGCGGGCTGGCACCCAGCAGACCTATCTGCGCGCCTTCGTCCTGGCCCAGCCCCGCGCCCATGCTGCCGCCGATGTGGCTAAACAGCGACGTCATCTGGGCCGGCAGCTGGGCCAGTTGCTGCATCGAGCCGCTCATTCCCGACACCTGAGTCAGCGTTTGCTGGATCGCCTCTTTCGAAGGCAAAGCGCCCTTGCGGGAGATCGTGACAGCCTTATTTAACCCGTTCACCAAAAACCGGGTCGTCGAGGGAGCAAGAATGGCCTTCGCCGGCTCAAGTTTTTCGAAACGCGTATTGACGGTCGTTTCCGCCTGATAGACGTCCATCGCAGCAGCGGCCTGATTCCACATCCGGACGAAATAGTCCGTTTCCTTGACTGCGATCGGCACCGTATTGATACCGAGAAAGTTGGTAGCCGTTAGGACCGCGGTCGTGATGTGATTCATTGCGATCTCGGGCAACGACGGTGTGTTAGCCATCGCCTGGGTGTATGCCGCGGCTTGTGCCGTTGCCTGCGTCGCACGCATTTTCGCCTGCGCCGAGGCAGCGGCGAGCCAGCCCACCATCGGCGTGGCAGCAGCAATCGCTTTGTCACTGCCTGCTCCGGTCCACGCCTCGCGCAGGGAGTTCAGGCGCGCGGACACCTCGGCGGCCTGAGCGTCCAAGGCGATCGCCCACGCCTCCCACCCGATGGCGGCTGCCAGCATCGGCGCTGACCCTGCGCCGGCCATTAACCGCGCGGTGTTGAGTTCCGGTGGCATTGAGTGCCACAGCATGATTTCCCCTACCTCTTGTTCCGACGTGGTCTTGATTGGACTTGGCACGCCGAGACCGGCGGCGCGGTCGTCGACGTGCGAACCGGTGCGGGCGATGTCTTGGACCTCCTCGCCCGTCTGGGTGGGTTCTTCTCAAGCCGATGTGTTCAGCGCCAGCGCCTACCCGTCCCGGGCCGCAAACGACGTCAACAGGTTCGCGGCCGCCGTCGCGGGGTTGCGAGCGCTTTTATTCAGTTGAGAGGCCGCAACCAGATCGGCGGGCCGAAGTAGTTATAGATGAGCCCGTCCTATTAGGCAAGTTTGATTTAGAAATCTTTCTATCTCAGAAACTAGTTCTGATTTACTCTGGAACGTTGTTCCGTTTTGTTTTGGAAGCTGGTTTCGTTTTGTTTTTGGAACTGGGTTCTGCTTTATTTTGGAAGCTAATTCTGGAACCATGATTTTGAAACTGGTGCAGGAACCCAGTAAATTCGGCGACTACAGTTGTTTGCGACACCAAGCAGGAAGATGAAGATTCGGTTATGTCTCAGTCGCGTACGCTGACGGTGAATCAGAGCGAGATTTTGGCCAGGGCCGACGAGGTGGAGTCCCCGATCGCGGACCCACCGAGCAACGTCGTCGTAGGCGCGTGCGCCCTAGACGCGGCCACTACCGCGGCCAGGCAAATCATGTTGTCCGCCGAGAACATGCGGACCTACCTTGCCGCGGGCGCCACGGAGCGCCAACGCCTCGCCCAGTTCATGAGGAATGTAGCCAACGCCTACGACGATGTTGACCAGGAATCCGCGACCGCCTTGAACTACGGCGGCCAAGGTTGCCTGTTGCCCGCAATGCTCACTGCGAACGCAAACCCGGGCCCGGCAGCACTAAGCGATACCGAGGTGGCGTCGCCACCGAAACCTCCGATCTTCCTCGAGCTCAAAGACGCAAGAACAATGCTCGATAAACCTGACCAAGCCGCATCGCTCAAGGCCTTTGCAACGGCTTGGAATAAGTACAATCTCACGCTTCTGGAATCCCTTGGTCGGTTCCGGGAATTTGACGACTGGGAAGGCGACGCGGCCGCCACGATCCAGGCCGCATTCGTTCAGCAGAGAGACTGGCTGCGCTTGATGGCGCAATTGAGCGTCACGCTGGCCAAGCAAGCCTTCGACCTTGCCCAGACGCACCACTGGGCCATTAGTAGCCATCCCACGATGGAGGAGATCGTCACTCTTCAACTCGAATACGCCAACGCCACCGCCAAGCGCAATACACGACTTACAGAGCAGTGCATGAAGAAATACGCGGCTTATCAGCAAAAATCGGAGGAGGTGCTGGCCGGATATTTCAACAAAGCAATCGTCGAACCAGTGAATCCGCCAAAGCCGCCTCCCGCCCCCACAGGAAGTGACCCGCAACCCCACGGCGGCTCCGGCGATATCCCGTGGGGCGGGATGCCGATGACGCCGCCCACGCCGCTCACGCCGATGACGCCGTTCACCGGGGCGCCGGGCGGCAACGACATGCAAGCAGCGGCTGACGCGGCGCGCCGTGCGGCGAAGCTGGCGCCCGACGTGGGGGTGAAACCGGCGTCGGTCGGAGCCGGCGGAGGCCTCGGCGGCGGCGCGCTGGCGAAGCCCTGGGCTCCCGGAATTGATGCCAAGTCCGTGCCGGCCGGTGCGGCGGGCGGCACCGCGGGCGGGAGCGTGCCCCGAGGAGGCCTGATGGGCGGCGGCATGCCAATGGGCGTGCCCGGTCAGGGCCAAGGGAACGCCAAGAACAAGAGCGCTCAGCAAGAAGAGGAAGCGCTTTACACCGAGACACGTGCCTGGACCGAGGGCCTCATCGGAATCGGCCGGCCCGACGAGAACGAGGAGCAGTGAAATTGGACCCCACAGCAGCCCGGGCTCTGGCCTTGATGTCGCAGTTTCAGTCGGCTCTACAGGGGCGGCTCCACCAGATGAACAACGGAATCTTCAAAGCCTCAGACGAGACAAAGTCCGTCCACGTGACACTTAACGGCTACCAATGGCTCACCGGCATCCGCATCGAAAACGGTCTGCTGAAAAAGGTGGGCGCCCAGGGAGTCGCCGAGCGGGTCAACGAGGCGCTGCAGAACGCGCAGCGAGCAGTCAGCGTCTTTGACGAACAGTCGGGCCAAACGCTTGCCGAAACACTTGCCACCATTTCCGGCGCGATCAACCAGCCGCCGGCCTAACCAACAACACCACCACAAGCGGCCACCGGCTCGAGCCATCGAGGCGCCAAAACTTGCGGCCCAAAATCCGTCACTAGCCCGCAACCAAGCGAGCAAACGTCAACCGAGAGGAAAGCCCAACCCATGAATGAAATCCTGACCTTGCGGCCCGATGTCATCAACAGACTGGCGAAAGGGCACGACGCTACGATCACCGGCCTTCATGCCGCGACGGTGGCGCCCGCCGGGATCAGCTCGGACGTTGCCACCACCCACGGTACGTTCACATCGGAGTTCAACAATGCGCTCAGGGCCTATGAAGCCGTCCGCGCCCATGCCGGCCAAGCCTTGCAAGGCGTCGCAGCCGGACTTTCCAAGAGCCTGAACAAGGCACTCACCGCTTACGTCAATACCGACCTAAACAGCGCCGAGATCCTCGGCGAGCAGATTGATGGCTGATCATGTCCGGTCGGCTCGCTACTGATGGCGCGGGCCTGGTTGATGACGTCGCCGGCGTCAAGTTGACCATCGACAGCGTGCTGGTGATCGCCGAGCGGTTGCCCATGGTCGATTTCCCTACGGCGCTTGGTATCCGGCCCAACATCCCGCAAAAGGAACTGCCAGACGTCGTCTGGGACCGGGTACGACGTGACCTCACCGCCCAAGGAGTACTCGACCAGTACGGGCAACCCCACCCAACGGTCGCGGCGATGGTCGACACCCTCAGTCGGCCGGACCGGACCCTGGAGGGTCGCTGGTGGCGGCGCTATGTGGGCGGCGCCATGGCGCGTTTTGTGGTATGCCGCAAGGGCGATCGTCATGTCGTCGCCGCGCGCGACGGCCAGATGCTGGTGCTGCAGCTGGTCGAGCCCCAGGTCGGCCTGGCGGGCATGATAACAACCGTGCTGGGGCCTGCCCTACCGGCGAACGTCGAACCGCTGGCGGGCGTGGCCTCCGAACTGGCCGAGTGCACAACCGCGGCCCCGCCAGCCAGGCACGGTGTCCCAGCGGCTACCACCCGCGTCTTTACCGAGATCGTCAACAACCCGTCCAGTTGGGTGGAGATAGTCGCTAGTCAACGCCACTCCGGCGGCACCACAACGCAGACCGATGCGGCCGCCGGTGTCCTCGACTCGACGCTCGGCAGGCTGGTGTCGCTTCCACGGTGCGTCGGCGGCGAGCTGTACGGATGTTTTCTGCCTGGCACCCAGCAAAATCTGCAGCGCGCGCTCGACAGCCTGCTAGAGCTGTTGCCTGCCGGCGCCTGGTTTGACGACGCCGACGCCTAAAGACCGCTCACTATGCCCGCTACCACCCCAGAAAGGCACGCCATAATGGACCAGCCCGGATACAAGGCCCACAGTAATGCCCACAGCAACGCCCACAGCAATCTGGCCGCCCTAAATTTCTCCTGCGCCAACGGGCGCAAGGAATCCGCAATTGGCGCGTTGCGCGCTTTCGCGCCGGCCGAACCGCAGCACACTGATGTCGACTTCACCGTCCTCCATAAGCCGACAGAGGCGGACAATAAAGACAATAAAGAGGAATACGAACTGTTCACGGTGACCAATCCACAAGGAAGCGTGTCGGTGTCGGCTCTCTTGGGCGGAATAATCCACCAGGTCGAACTGTCGGAGGAAGTCACCACCATGGCTGAACCGAAGCTCGCGGAAGAGATATTTGTTATTGCCGACCTGGCCCGGCAGAAAGCGCGGGCCGCTCAGTACACCTTCATGCTCCAAAGCGTGCGTGAGATCAAGAACGAACAACACAGCGCCCAGCTGCTTGAATTCGTCGGCACTACGCTGAACTTGCCGACGCCGGAGGAGGCTGCCGCAGCAGAAAAAAAGGTGTTCGCAACCCGATACGGCCGTGATTCCACCCGAACAACTCGTGATAGTGATCTATGCGGCCTTCCAGTATTTGGGAGGAGAGCAAGCGATGAGTATCGCGAAGCCGACTGGTGAATATGCCGAGCTGATGCTGGACCCGGACGGGTGGCCAGAAGCCGATGAGGACACCTTCTACGACCGGGCCCAGCAGTACAGCCAAACATTGCAGAAAATCACCAACATCTTGGATAAGTGTCGAGAGCAGCGGCTTCACGTCTTCGAAGGCGGCGTCTGGTCGGGTGGTGCCGCTAATGCCGCCAACGACGGTCTCGGCGCAAACATCGATCAATTGGTGATGCTGCAGCATCACCTCGCGACTGTGATTACCTGGCACCGTGATATAGCCGATTTGATTGTGCAAGCTAAATCGGATATCGGCAACAATGTCGACGCCGCTCAACGGGAAATCAACACCCTGGAGAGGGACCAAAACCTCGACACCGACGAGAAAACCGCTGCAATCGATTCGTTGGTCCGCGCGGCGCACCGGGCCAGTGTCGGCGTGGTTTCCAGCACCGCAGAGCAGGTTCTGGAATCCAAGCACTGGAAGCCGCCGAAGAACGCCCTTGAGCAGCTGCTCAACCAAAAAGCACCACCGCTGCCAGACGTACCGTCCCGGGTCGCCCCAGCGCCGGTCAACACAATCCCGGATACCACGGGCATCGGGGTCAACCCAACACCTGAAACGCCTGGGGCTCCGGCCATCCCGGCCCCGCCGGCTACACCCGTAACTCCGGTACCGGCTACCTCGGGGGCAGTACCATCCCCGCCGCCACCAAGCCTCGGAACGAGCCCGCGTCCGGCTGCGGGCCGGCGGGCCGAGCCGGCAGCTCAGGTGAAACCCGCAACGTCGACGGAGCAGGCGCCCGTTGCGGGTGGGCCTACCGATCAGCCGGGGGCGCCGCAGGCGGGTCCATCGCATTCCGAGGAGTCATCGGTTGGCGTTGCGCCCACCGCAGTGACCGGCGTACCGCCCGCGCGGGTGGCCAGTGGCGCACCGAAGGGGGCCGGACTCGGCGCTGTCGCAGATTCGGGCAGCGCCGGTCCGGCCACGGCGTGGGGCGCGGGATCACGCGCTTCGGCTGGCCCGACCCGATTGGGTGGTACGGGCCGGGGGCGCGCGGCGTCCACCCGAGCGTCGGCGCACAGTGCATCGGCCGCACGCTTGCCGGCGACCGATCACACCGATCGCACCGATGAGCGCGAGTCGGAAGATACTCCCACGGCGGCACCGATGATCCCAGTTGCCGCGGCGCGGGCGGCGCGCGACGCCGTGGCCGCTGCTTTCGCCGGTCGCCGTAACGCCAAGACTGATCCGCTGCGGTTGGCGCGCCGCATCGCGGCGGCGTTGAACGCACCCGGCGGTCGCGGCGACATCGATTGGGGCTTCTTCTGGATCACCGCGGTGACCACCGACGGGAAAATCGTGGTAGCCAATAGCTATGGGTTGGCCTATATCCCCGAAGGGGTCGAATTACCGGACGTCGTGCAGATGGCGAGCGCCGATGACGCCATCCCGGTCGGCGAGCGGGCCCGCTGTGCGACCTACCCACTGCTGGCCGTGCAGGCCTGGGCGACGCATCATCACGCCACGCTGCGTGCGGTGATCGGCACCGCGGAGCAGTTGGCCGATTGCGATCTCGGGGTCGCCAAGATCATCCTGGAGTCCGACGACATCCCGGACAGCGGCAAAATGACCGGCCGGTCCCGGCTCGGGTTGGTCAGTCCTGCGGCCGCAGCTCGGCTGGCCGACACCGAAGATCGGTGTTTGATCAAACTGGTGCCGCCAGCTCCTGTTGCCGCGGATCTCCCGGCACATCAGCGGGAGATGTTGTGGTTCGAGGTGATGAAACCCATGGCCAGCAGCGCAACTGGCCGCGAGGCCGCACACCTGCAGGCCTTCCAGGCCTATGCTGCTCACGCTCAAGAACTCGCCCTGCACCAGGCGCACTCCGCGGCCGATCCCAACACCCAGCGTGCCGCCATCGCCGACTGGCTGTACTGGCAACACGTCGCCGGGCTACTCGACAGCGCCTTGTGTAACGCGTCCTAAAGTAGACGCCGACCGCATCGATTCGGGTCACTGTGACGGCTCTAAGCGGGCCAACGGTTGGCAAGGCGTGGTGTGGCCCAAGAAGGTCCGCATCACCGCCGGCACTACTCGCTGCCGACTGGGTGCACCGGTTCAGAGCGCCACGAGGCGCTGTGAGATCGAATGGAGGTGAGAGACCTTCATCTGACCGCTGTCGCGGCAGCGGGTTGAAGCTGGGGCAGCCTGATTCGGTGGGCGCCGATGAGGGTGGAAAGCAGCCCTGACGAAGACGGGACGTGTCGGCACTGCCAGACGACACGGGTCCGGCAAGCAAGACAGGACGGTGTACGTGAGAAACCAGCGACTGAACGCTCCTCGAGCCGTTCCGACCAGCTCGAATCTGGCGGATCTGGGCTGGGCAGCGGCGCACACTCGTATCACGTTGTGGTGCGGGGAACTCCGCGATCGGTTTGTACCGCCGGCCGGGAGGTCACGGTGAAGGCCCGCGGCGTAGCCGTGGCCATGCCGCAGGAGCATAGCTGGGCACCTTCGCCTGTCGATCGATCTGACAGTGAACGTGGGAACCTACGTACTGGCCCTCCCGGAGCGCGTCCAGCGTTTCGGCGGGAAGGCCCGTCACCGGCCTGATGCCATTGCGTCGGGACCGATACCGGGTGGTTTGTTCCCGATGAATGAGCCCAACGAGCGCCTTGCCTCCGGCGCGCGGCTGTCGGTGCGCACCGTGCAGTGTGCCTCTGGCATGCCGCGGTCGCTGGGGTGTCCACCGAGGTGCTGCGCGGCGCCAACGCACCCGCATAGAGCGCCCGGCCTCCCGGTGGGTCGTGGATCGCGGCTGCGTCCGGGCCCGTGCGTGGGCGCTGCACCGCAACCTTCAGCTAGCCGACGGCTAGGCCGACGCCTCCAGCACTGCCTTGAGTCGGGCCAGATCCTTGGCGTTGGCCCGCTTCATCGCCTTCGCCAGGACGGGTGCCGTAATTCCGGCGAACCCGGACGGCTCACCGCGGTTGCGCAGGGTCATCGTCGTCGTACCGTTCGGGCCGTCGTTCCACAGGTAGGTCGTCTCCATGGGAAAGGGCCCTTCCGCGGTGCGCATCACGAACCTGCTGCCCGGCTGCAGGTCGACCACCTCGTAGGTGTAACTCAACGAACGCCCGAGAAACCTTGCAGTAAAGGCGAATTGCGATCCCACGGCCACCGGCTTGGGCGTCTTCCATTGCACCGACTTGATATTGACGTACCAGGCGGTTGCGTTGTCCGGGTCGCAGGCATAGGCGGCCACGTCGCTGCGGGGCCGCGCGATCAGGATCTCGCTGACCACATCGACTTTCATGTCACTCCTTGTTGCGCAGCCCATTGCGCGATGCGCCGTTGGCGGTATCGCCGTTCGGGTGCGGTGGTCGAATCGGCGAGGGAAGCCCGCGTCGCCGCGACGGCCTCGGCGAATCTGCCTTGCCGGGCCAGCAGTTCACCGCGGACAGCATGCCAGCGCTGATCGGGTTCGAGCTCCTCGAGCTCCGCCAAACCCGCTGCGGTCCCGTCTGATTCGGCAACAGCCACGGCACGGGCCAAGGCAGCCGGAGCGCTCGGGTGCACGGACAGCAGCATGTCGTAAAGCCGGACGATCTCCGCCCAGTCGGTAGCGGCATACGACGCGGCCCGGGCATGCTCTGCTGCGATCGCGGCCTGCAATTGATAGGGATCGGCCACCGCTGCGGTTCGGCGTAGCGATTCATCCAGCAGGGCAAGCGCTTCCGTGATCGCATCGCTGTCCCAGCGCGAGCGGTCCTGTTCGGACAGCGGTACCGGATCGCCGGCGTCGTCGCACCGTGCGGCGCGCCGGGATTCGGTCAGCAGCAACAGCGCCAGCACCGCCATCGGTGCCGGTTCATCGGGCATCAGCTCGTGTACCAAGCGGGCCAGGCGCACCGCCTCACGGGCACCGTCGACATCGGTCAGCCGGTCGCCGCCGGCCGCGGTGTGGGCGATCGTGTAGGACGAGTGCACCACCGCACACACCGCCGCCAGGCGCGCCGGCAGGTCTTCGTCGGCCGGAACGCGGTACGGGATGCCGGCCCGCGCGATCTTGGCTCGGGTTCTGGTGAGCCGCTTGGCAATAGCGGCCTCACTGGTCAGCAGCACCACCGCGATTTGCGCCGGCGACAGACCGCACAAGGTGCGCAATGCCAGCGTCACCTGAGCC
Proteins encoded in this window:
- a CDS encoding PPE family protein, with amino-acid sequence MLWHSMPPELNTARLMAGAGSAPMLAAAIGWEAWAIALDAQAAEVSARLNSLREAWTGAGSDKAIAAATPMVGWLAAASAQAKMRATQATAQAAAYTQAMANTPSLPEIAMNHITTAVLTATNFLGINTVPIAVKETDYFVRMWNQAAAAMDVYQAETTVNTRFEKLEPAKAILAPSTTRFLVNGLNKAVTISRKGALPSKEAIQQTLTQVSGMSGSMQQLAQLPAQMTSLFSHIGGSMGAGLGQDEGAQIGLLGASPLSNHPLAGGSGPSVGSGLLRADSLPGAGGSPPRTPLMAGLLDKPTVPMAPAAVSAGSPAVAGTAPLGSTGHGLRAGGGSSRPGLGVRASLVKELEENDQNGWDDGEDW
- a CDS encoding PPE domain-containing protein; translation: MSQSRTLTVNQSEILARADEVESPIADPPSNVVVGACALDAATTAARQIMLSAENMRTYLAAGATERQRLAQFMRNVANAYDDVDQESATALNYGGQGCLLPAMLTANANPGPAALSDTEVASPPKPPIFLELKDARTMLDKPDQAASLKAFATAWNKYNLTLLESLGRFREFDDWEGDAAATIQAAFVQQRDWLRLMAQLSVTLAKQAFDLAQTHHWAISSHPTMEEIVTLQLEYANATAKRNTRLTEQCMKKYAAYQQKSEEVLAGYFNKAIVEPVNPPKPPPAPTGSDPQPHGGSGDIPWGGMPMTPPTPLTPMTPFTGAPGGNDMQAAADAARRAAKLAPDVGVKPASVGAGGGLGGGALAKPWAPGIDAKSVPAGAAGGTAGGSVPRGGLMGGGMPMGVPGQGQGNAKNKSAQQEEEALYTETRAWTEGLIGIGRPDENEEQ
- a CDS encoding YbaB/EbfC family nucleoid-associated protein, translating into MSQFQSALQGRLHQMNNGIFKASDETKSVHVTLNGYQWLTGIRIENGLLKKVGAQGVAERVNEALQNAQRAVSVFDEQSGQTLAETLATISGAINQPPA
- a CDS encoding ESX-1 secretion-associated protein, encoding MNEILTLRPDVINRLAKGHDATITGLHAATVAPAGISSDVATTHGTFTSEFNNALRAYEAVRAHAGQALQGVAAGLSKSLNKALTAYVNTDLNSAEILGEQIDG
- a CDS encoding ESX secretion-associated protein EspG, producing the protein MSGRLATDGAGLVDDVAGVKLTIDSVLVIAERLPMVDFPTALGIRPNIPQKELPDVVWDRVRRDLTAQGVLDQYGQPHPTVAAMVDTLSRPDRTLEGRWWRRYVGGAMARFVVCRKGDRHVVAARDGQMLVLQLVEPQVGLAGMITTVLGPALPANVEPLAGVASELAECTTAAPPARHGVPAATTRVFTEIVNNPSSWVEIVASQRHSGGTTTQTDAAAGVLDSTLGRLVSLPRCVGGELYGCFLPGTQQNLQRALDSLLELLPAGAWFDDADA
- a CDS encoding DUF2694 family protein, translating into MDQPGYKAHSNAHSNAHSNLAALNFSCANGRKESAIGALRAFAPAEPQHTDVDFTVLHKPTEADNKDNKEEYELFTVTNPQGSVSVSALLGGIIHQVELSEEVTTMAEPKLAEEIFVIADLARQKARAAQYTFMLQSVREIKNEQHSAQLLEFVGTTLNLPTPEEAAAAEKKVFATRYGRDSTRTTRDSDLCGLPVFGRRASDEYREADW
- a CDS encoding SRPBCC family protein, with product MKVDVVSEILIARPRSDVAAYACDPDNATAWYVNIKSVQWKTPKPVAVGSQFAFTARFLGRSLSYTYEVVDLQPGSRFVMRTAEGPFPMETTYLWNDGPNGTTTMTLRNRGEPSGFAGITAPVLAKAMKRANAKDLARLKAVLEASA
- a CDS encoding RNA polymerase sigma factor yields the protein MRLTAESALAETVRIEGTRILATLVRAVGSLQIAEDAVQEAALRALRDWPRNGVPDEPRAWLTVTARRVAIDLLRREGARAQKERASMELAVPDMPPDSMVADDRLRLIFTCCHPALGLEAQVTLALRTLCGLSPAQIAVVLLTSEAAIAKRLTRTRAKIARAGIPYRVPADEDLPARLAAVCAVVHSSYTIAHTAAGGDRLTDVDGAREAVRLARLVHELMPDEPAPMAVLALLLLTESRRAARCDDAGDPVPLSEQDRSRWDSDAITEALALLDESLRRTAAVADPYQLQAAIAAEHARAASYAATDWAEIVRLYDMLLSVHPSAPAALARAVAVAESDGTAAGLAELEELEPDQRWHAVRGELLARQGRFAEAVAATRASLADSTTAPERRYRQRRIAQWAAQQGVT